The genomic DNA ATTTTGGCTTGTCCACCATATTTCATTTCGACCCGGGCACTGGCTAATATTTTGGCCCTGCCTGGGCGTTTTTTAATCTGGCGATAGATATCATCCACCGAACATTGTCTACCACGAAATGTGTAATGTATATTGGGTGTTCTTTTGATCATGCATATAACATGGATGTGCTGGCGTAGGCTCTTGATTATGCTTGGCATTGCGAACCAACTATCCATAAGCACATATTCTGCTTTAATTCCAAAGTTCAGGATTCTCTTGACCATGGGCTCTAAAAGTTCAGTAGACTTGCCTACAGCTTCCAAGCGTCTTTTGTATCCCGAAGATCTTTTGTCCACTTCCTTTTTTATGCCCTGTATCTGGTTATTTGGATTTGCAGAGGACATTATGGCAAAATCCAATGGCAAGGTGCTTGCTCCGTCAGACCAACATACGGAAAGGAATCTGAATCCTTTAAAGTATCTTTTTTCGCTGTGATCATAGATCCTTGCCAGGAGTTCAACAGCTTTTGATCTTGGCCGCTTCAGGCTTGAGTCGTCTATGATCAGGACTTTTTCTCTATTTTTGTTGGTCAGTTCTTCATAAAGTGATGTAATCTTTGCAGCCAAAAGCAAACAAAATTTTCTCCAGTTGAATTTTTCTGATTTCAGAAAATCATATACGACGTCTTTACCGTATGGAGTTTGATTGTTGTTTACTACACCATGAAAGATGTCAAGCCCAAGAAATGGTAATGAAAACAAAGTAAAAAATATATTTTTTGCGGAAATTCCTTTTTCTTTGCGTATTCCAGATCTATTAAGAATTGTTGCCAAATTGAATTCAGAGCAAAACTTTTTGAGCCGATTTGAATACTGTGTTTCGTCTTGACCGTCGAATTGAAAATAGTTAATTTGCATTTGATCCTTTCTCCTGTTTTGTATTGTTACCGTGAAGAAGTTACATTCTAAACAGTGAGAAAGGATCTTTCAAGCAAAAACCCTCTTAATTTTCAACATATTGACATTTAGTCAGACTGTAACAGCAACCCCGAAAGTTGAGTTATTCGCCTATAACCTGAATCCGATCCCTATCCCGATTCCGACACCGAATGAAAACCATTACCG from Desulfonatronum thiodismutans includes the following:
- a CDS encoding IS4 family transposase, with the translated sequence MQINYFQFDGQDETQYSNRLKKFCSEFNLATILNRSGIRKEKGISAKNIFFTLFSLPFLGLDIFHGVVNNNQTPYGKDVVYDFLKSEKFNWRKFCLLLAAKITSLYEELTNKNREKVLIIDDSSLKRPRSKAVELLARIYDHSEKRYFKGFRFLSVCWSDGASTLPLDFAIMSSANPNNQIQGIKKEVDKRSSGYKRRLEAVGKSTELLEPMVKRILNFGIKAEYVLMDSWFAMPSIIKSLRQHIHVICMIKRTPNIHYTFRGRQCSVDDIYRQIKKRPGRAKILASARVEMKYGGQAKIVFVRDRHNKDWLAILTTDIDLPDEEVVRIYGKRWDIEVFFKMCKQHLGLEKGIQSRDFDSQVAHTSIVMARYMFLSLEQRRQDDPRTFGSLFRACCEEMRDLDFMAALKRILELAVDKLRRAGQYAEQIFTAMISEVFGAAIEFFGLNQELCQRS